One region of bacterium genomic DNA includes:
- the pilO gene encoding type 4a pilus biogenesis protein PilO, translating into MKSLQPRERALLWGVGLLVLVVVFYMFVYVPRGQVNAELAARLVASRADLTQLQGQAQRKDALQQQIAEMQSSIQAFQGKLPSAREIPTLLLQLDALAHQSGVDLRSIRPSALKPAVAPQPGATGTPVPSITGEVGATVPSTSGGAQRPAAQNAPAGQNAPAPLAGYQQFSVDISAEGDFASLLKFAKGIEGFPRFLAISDLRLTPAQPRKGQAPSSTPILSMQISTTAYVAPAGGAR; encoded by the coding sequence GTGAAATCCCTTCAACCGCGTGAGCGGGCGCTACTGTGGGGTGTGGGGCTCCTCGTGCTCGTCGTCGTCTTCTACATGTTCGTGTACGTGCCCCGGGGCCAGGTCAACGCCGAGTTGGCCGCGCGCCTCGTGGCCAGCCGGGCGGATCTGACGCAACTACAGGGCCAGGCACAGCGGAAAGATGCGTTGCAGCAACAGATCGCCGAGATGCAGAGCAGCATTCAGGCCTTTCAGGGCAAGCTGCCCTCCGCCCGGGAGATCCCGACCCTGCTCCTGCAGCTCGACGCCCTCGCGCACCAGTCGGGCGTGGACCTGAGATCCATCAGGCCGAGCGCGCTCAAGCCGGCAGTGGCGCCGCAGCCGGGAGCGACGGGCACGCCAGTGCCCTCGATCACTGGGGAGGTCGGGGCCACGGTCCCGTCGACATCCGGGGGGGCCCAGCGGCCCGCCGCCCAGAATGCGCCCGCCGGGCAGAATGCGCCCGCACCGCTCGCCGGGTACCAGCAGTTCAGCGTGGACATCTCGGCCGAGGGAGACTTCGCGTCGCTGCTCAAGTTTGCGAAGGGGATCGAGGGCTTTCCCCGGTTTCTCGCAATCTCCGACCTCCGGCTGACGCCCGCGCAACCCCGCAAGGGGCAGGCGCCGTCGTCCACGCCGATCCTGTCGATGCAGATCTCGACCACGGCCTACGTCGCACCCGCGGGAGGGGCGCGATGA
- a CDS encoding prepilin-type N-terminal cleavage/methylation domain-containing protein codes for MTRPVDPHRSTRGFTLVEMVVAMAVFSITAGGIWGLLATQAQSSRLTNNFLQVQQNARYAMERFEEEGQWASGVSTASGGATPSVTFSIPANNPVSPGTAYTVQYALTGSSTITRAVNGGTASDVAANVTAFTLTYYDNAVPANTLAVANAGNAYRVTVSITATLGAQTRTFTSDVFFRNK; via the coding sequence ATGACCCGGCCCGTGGATCCCCACCGCTCGACGCGCGGGTTCACGCTTGTCGAGATGGTTGTGGCGATGGCCGTCTTCTCCATTACGGCCGGCGGCATCTGGGGGTTGCTTGCGACGCAGGCGCAGTCGTCTCGGCTGACCAACAACTTTCTGCAGGTGCAGCAGAACGCGCGCTACGCCATGGAACGGTTCGAAGAGGAGGGGCAGTGGGCCAGCGGCGTGTCCACCGCGAGCGGGGGCGCGACACCGTCGGTGACGTTCAGCATCCCGGCGAACAATCCGGTCAGCCCCGGGACGGCCTATACCGTTCAGTACGCGCTCACGGGGAGCAGCACGATCACGCGCGCCGTGAACGGCGGGACGGCCTCCGATGTCGCCGCGAACGTCACGGCGTTCACGCTAACCTACTACGACAACGCCGTTCCGGCCAATACCTTGGCCGTGGCAAACGCCGGCAACGCGTACCGCGTCACCGTGTCGATCACGGCGACGTTGGGCGCGCAGACCCGCACGTTCACGTCGGACGTGTTCTTCCGTAACAAGTAG
- a CDS encoding DUF4260 domain-containing protein — protein MGRLLGPDVLVRLEGLVALVLAVWAYGMQGDGWLLFIALFLVPDAAMLGYLAGPRVGAAIYNVFHTYALAGAVAGLGVVTGRDLMVSCALILTAHIGIDRLLGFGLKYPSGF, from the coding sequence ATGGGAAGGCTGCTCGGTCCCGACGTCCTCGTCCGTCTGGAGGGGCTTGTCGCACTTGTGCTAGCGGTGTGGGCGTACGGGATGCAGGGGGACGGTTGGTTGCTCTTTATCGCGCTGTTCCTCGTCCCCGACGCGGCGATGCTCGGCTACCTTGCGGGGCCGCGGGTGGGGGCAGCCATCTACAACGTGTTCCATACATACGCCCTTGCCGGTGCCGTGGCCGGCCTGGGTGTCGTGACCGGCCGCGATCTCATGGTGTCCTGCGCGCTCATCCTGACGGCGCACATCGGAATCGACCGACTGCTTGGCTTTGGTCTCAAATACCCGAGCGGATTCTAG
- a CDS encoding DUF4900 domain-containing protein codes for MTAAGLRARFRRARRQGSESGIALITVLSIVFVISLLAVLVMYLTGKELISGRQQLTATDAFYLADGGATVARESVYQLVENLSTNATKVSGGSTALQTAMSTMYANGSPASGETPLAILNYAGFASSTNACCNTITNNAWTTTGAVQTSGASYAVVAQVANYPTMYLAAYTTDQLQSLGDGSYATKVTITPRLVTNASYPAGTYIEQTGPATVPTYTFHFTYTILSRGVSSQATRQVQLSKNFDVVVTPGSFADYAYFLNFFGQAPTFGQCTSGGYFTTSNSFNGPVHTNGRMQLAGDPTFNGSVEQADYSFTYSNGQCVVGTQAAQGLVHFYNNGNPQDKNYWCSPPPPGGTCNVDNPTYAQGGSAFNRLASLIPMPTDAFSQVRAAIGGNPNTVTAVTNQEINQDLGLCSGSCSSNPPPNGTYLPSTGSGSSKTLTGGIYIQDNNLTGMSFSLDSNGNQVTTVTQSNPSSGVRNLVTTITVNQTSNQTVVATKSTANSGSVTNNSTTYAGQPNGMVYTSGSIAALGGRTESSSSSCPSDSTDLGQNSNNTNLVGSCISSNTAMTVAAGGDININENLRYQTEPTSSGTQPNNILGVFSAGGNVNINQAPTNLETDAFLMSATGMIQVNNYDSISPGTWTLLGGKIANYAGFIGTFRSCTNPPSNLCAVSGYSNAITFDSRTINNGIVPPFFPVAGNYSANFPGLTDTPASHATWQEVF; via the coding sequence ATGACGGCAGCCGGACTGCGCGCGCGGTTCCGCCGGGCTCGACGGCAAGGTTCGGAGTCAGGCATCGCATTGATCACGGTGCTGTCGATCGTCTTTGTGATCTCGCTGCTCGCGGTCCTCGTGATGTACCTCACGGGGAAGGAGCTCATCTCCGGGCGGCAACAGCTGACCGCCACCGACGCATTCTACCTCGCCGACGGGGGCGCGACGGTCGCGCGCGAGTCGGTCTATCAGTTGGTGGAAAACCTCTCGACGAATGCCACCAAGGTGTCCGGCGGTTCGACCGCGCTGCAGACGGCGATGTCGACGATGTACGCCAACGGCAGTCCCGCCAGCGGGGAGACTCCGCTTGCGATCCTCAACTACGCGGGCTTCGCGAGCAGCACGAACGCGTGCTGCAACACGATCACCAACAACGCCTGGACAACCACCGGCGCCGTCCAGACGAGCGGCGCGAGCTACGCGGTCGTCGCCCAGGTCGCGAACTACCCGACGATGTACCTCGCGGCCTATACGACCGATCAGTTGCAGTCGCTGGGGGACGGCTCGTACGCGACCAAGGTCACGATCACTCCGCGGCTCGTAACCAACGCCAGCTACCCGGCCGGCACGTACATCGAACAGACGGGCCCAGCCACGGTCCCGACGTACACGTTCCACTTTACCTACACGATCCTGTCGCGCGGGGTGTCTTCGCAGGCGACCCGCCAGGTGCAGCTGAGCAAGAACTTCGACGTGGTGGTGACGCCCGGCAGCTTCGCCGACTATGCGTACTTCCTCAACTTCTTCGGGCAGGCGCCGACCTTCGGACAGTGTACGAGCGGCGGGTACTTCACGACGTCGAACTCGTTCAACGGACCGGTGCACACCAACGGGCGCATGCAGCTCGCGGGAGACCCGACATTCAACGGCTCGGTCGAGCAGGCAGACTACAGCTTCACGTACAGTAACGGTCAGTGCGTAGTGGGGACCCAGGCCGCCCAAGGGCTGGTGCACTTCTACAACAACGGCAACCCGCAGGACAAGAACTACTGGTGCTCGCCGCCGCCTCCGGGTGGCACGTGCAACGTGGACAACCCGACATACGCGCAGGGCGGGTCGGCGTTCAACCGGCTGGCGAGCCTGATCCCCATGCCCACGGACGCGTTCAGCCAGGTGCGCGCGGCGATCGGGGGGAACCCCAACACCGTGACCGCCGTGACCAACCAGGAGATCAACCAGGACCTGGGTCTGTGCAGCGGCAGTTGCAGCTCCAACCCCCCGCCGAACGGCACCTATCTCCCGTCGACGGGCTCCGGCAGCTCAAAGACGCTGACCGGGGGGATCTACATCCAGGACAACAATCTGACGGGGATGAGCTTCTCCTTGGACAGCAACGGCAATCAGGTCACCACGGTCACCCAATCGAACCCGTCCTCAGGCGTCAGGAATCTCGTGACCACGATCACGGTCAACCAGACCAGCAATCAGACGGTCGTCGCGACGAAGTCGACCGCGAACAGCGGGAGCGTCACCAACAACTCCACGACCTACGCGGGCCAGCCCAACGGCATGGTCTACACGAGCGGCAGCATCGCGGCACTCGGCGGACGCACGGAGAGCTCGTCGTCGTCGTGCCCGTCGGACAGCACCGACCTGGGCCAAAACAGCAACAACACCAACCTGGTCGGCTCGTGCATCAGCTCGAACACCGCGATGACGGTGGCCGCGGGCGGCGATATCAACATCAACGAGAACCTGCGCTACCAGACGGAGCCGACGTCGAGCGGCACGCAGCCCAACAACATCCTCGGCGTCTTCTCGGCCGGCGGGAACGTCAACATCAACCAGGCGCCGACGAACCTGGAGACCGACGCGTTCCTGATGTCGGCGACCGGGATGATCCAAGTCAACAACTACGACTCGATTTCCCCCGGCACGTGGACGCTGCTCGGCGGGAAGATCGCGAACTACGCCGGGTTCATCGGGACGTTCCGGAGCTGCACGAATCCCCCCAGCAACCTCTGTGCGGTGAGCGGATATTCGAACGCGATCACGTTCGACTCGCGCACGATCAACAACGGCATCGTGCCGCCGTTCTTCCCAGTCGCGGGGAACTACTCCGCGAACTTCCCCGGCCTGACCGATACGCCGGCCAGCCACGCGACGTGGCAGGAAGTGTTCTAA
- a CDS encoding PilN domain-containing protein, producing the protein MITINLLASERRRAGPAPAGGKLWIGATVAVVGILLVWSFLLIHRSGQLQAQINDVAHQTDALRPVALQVQQLSQEAAALQGEEAVVRQLLAFEMPAAESLQTIQAVIPSNVWLTSMATSGANLATFDGYAFSYPEVARFMVQLGASGSFENVDLSSTNADSIGDRNVVRFEVVGTLSAHPVTSQAQQGVTR; encoded by the coding sequence ATGATCACGATCAACCTACTGGCGTCCGAACGGCGGCGAGCCGGCCCGGCACCGGCGGGCGGCAAACTGTGGATTGGCGCGACAGTCGCGGTGGTCGGCATTCTCCTGGTGTGGAGCTTCCTATTGATTCACCGCAGCGGGCAGCTTCAAGCGCAGATCAACGACGTCGCACACCAGACCGATGCGCTCCGCCCGGTCGCGCTGCAGGTGCAACAGCTGTCACAGGAGGCGGCCGCGCTCCAGGGAGAGGAGGCGGTGGTTCGCCAGTTGCTCGCGTTCGAGATGCCGGCCGCCGAGTCGCTGCAGACCATCCAGGCGGTCATCCCATCGAACGTCTGGTTGACGTCGATGGCCACGTCGGGAGCGAACCTCGCGACCTTCGATGGCTACGCGTTCTCGTATCCGGAGGTGGCTCGGTTCATGGTCCAGCTCGGCGCGTCCGGGAGTTTCGAGAACGTCGATCTGAGCAGCACGAACGCAGATTCGATCGGTGATCGCAATGTCGTGCGGTTCGAGGTGGTCGGGACGCTGAGTGCGCATCCCGTCACGTCGCAGGCGCAGCAGGGGGTGACGCGGTGA
- a CDS encoding secretin and TonB N-terminal domain-containing protein, giving the protein MRTHCRRLSLPLVIGVAVALAFAAWPASPALADSARVTGVTLTSTPTDILVTAEVSGPVHYQVVNGGSATAVIDVQGAVLGMPGGILPLAKGPVWQVRIGQFQPDVVRLVLELARPTKIAVTTPADGGSIVVGVPVETVTAGPAAAPASGATPPGPITAAAAAQAQAQASPQTINLELHDAEIADVISALAKLTGKNIVTDTDVKGKITVRLVGVTFEQAMQLILQPNGLGYTTVGNNIIVENQAKLAKPFMRAYHLTNILATDFVANILPVTGIKKEQTSVDASNNTVYVVATAEDQAKVQALLGGVDVASARTVTQVFKLDYIDASTFLDLMGSQLPDAVIKTAKLDKASNSVIVTASAAQIAQVAALQKSTDLPLAQVLIEASVVEIPTSETKNLGVQWENPIPFNLNSTGTDNSTGRLSFGFSTTAPVTAQLNLLISQSKAKLLANPRLAVLDGQTASMNIGSQIPFQVLNSQGVPSVVIINAGVILNITPRVNRDGNLTVNMHPEVSAIATPPSNGVPPTITTREATTSLTVKDGTSIILAGLIQKNDTRTTVKVPLLGDIPIVGWLFRETNTDHEDNEVIFIITPHILPKVGT; this is encoded by the coding sequence GTGAGGACTCATTGTCGGCGGCTGTCGTTGCCCTTGGTCATCGGGGTCGCCGTCGCCCTAGCGTTCGCAGCATGGCCGGCCTCGCCGGCGCTCGCCGACTCGGCCCGAGTGACCGGTGTCACGCTGACCAGCACGCCCACCGACATCCTGGTGACGGCCGAGGTGTCCGGACCGGTACACTACCAGGTCGTGAACGGGGGCTCTGCCACCGCCGTGATCGACGTGCAGGGGGCGGTCCTCGGGATGCCGGGCGGCATTTTGCCGCTGGCGAAGGGGCCGGTGTGGCAGGTACGCATCGGTCAGTTCCAACCAGACGTCGTTCGCCTCGTGCTCGAGCTCGCACGTCCGACGAAGATCGCGGTCACGACCCCGGCAGACGGTGGCTCGATCGTGGTCGGCGTGCCGGTCGAGACCGTGACCGCGGGCCCGGCCGCGGCGCCCGCATCGGGCGCGACGCCCCCGGGTCCGATCACCGCCGCCGCGGCGGCCCAGGCCCAAGCCCAGGCCTCGCCGCAGACCATCAACCTGGAGCTGCACGACGCCGAGATCGCCGATGTGATTTCCGCGCTGGCAAAACTGACCGGGAAGAACATCGTCACGGACACCGACGTCAAGGGCAAGATCACGGTGCGGCTCGTGGGCGTTACGTTCGAACAGGCGATGCAGCTCATCCTGCAGCCCAACGGGCTCGGCTACACGACCGTGGGTAACAACATCATCGTCGAGAACCAGGCGAAGCTGGCGAAGCCGTTCATGCGCGCCTACCATTTGACGAACATCCTGGCGACGGACTTTGTCGCGAACATCCTCCCCGTCACCGGGATCAAGAAGGAGCAGACGTCCGTCGACGCGTCGAACAACACGGTCTACGTGGTGGCGACGGCCGAGGACCAGGCCAAGGTGCAGGCGCTCCTCGGCGGCGTGGACGTCGCGTCGGCGCGCACCGTGACCCAGGTCTTCAAGCTCGACTACATCGACGCCTCGACGTTCCTTGACCTCATGGGCTCGCAGTTGCCCGACGCCGTCATCAAGACTGCGAAGCTCGACAAGGCCAGCAACTCGGTGATCGTCACCGCGAGCGCGGCGCAGATCGCGCAGGTGGCGGCGCTCCAAAAGAGCACAGACCTGCCGCTGGCGCAGGTGCTGATCGAGGCGTCGGTGGTGGAGATCCCCACCAGCGAAACGAAGAACCTGGGCGTGCAGTGGGAGAATCCGATTCCGTTCAACCTGAACAGCACCGGCACGGACAACTCGACCGGCCGGCTGTCGTTCGGGTTCTCGACCACGGCTCCCGTGACGGCGCAGCTCAACCTGCTGATCTCGCAGAGCAAGGCCAAGCTGCTCGCGAACCCGCGGCTCGCGGTGCTCGACGGCCAGACCGCGTCCATGAACATCGGCAGCCAGATCCCGTTCCAGGTACTGAACTCCCAGGGGGTGCCGTCGGTCGTGATCATCAACGCCGGCGTGATCCTCAACATCACGCCGCGCGTGAACCGCGACGGTAACCTGACGGTGAACATGCACCCCGAGGTCAGCGCGATCGCGACGCCGCCCTCGAACGGCGTGCCGCCAACGATCACCACCCGCGAAGCCACGACGTCGCTGACGGTGAAGGACGGGACGTCGATCATCCTCGCCGGGTTGATCCAGAAGAACGACACGCGGACGACCGTGAAGGTGCCTCTGCTCGGGGATATCCCGATCGTAGGGTGGCTGTTCCGTGAGACGAACACCGATCACGAGGACAACGAAGTGATCTTCATCATCACCCCGCACATCCTGCCCAAGGTGGGCACATGA
- a CDS encoding lytic transglycosylase domain-containing protein, translating into MGRGRGIAAAVVLAALLVAGAAARSDAADMWALLARGQSLYQSGRLEEAWTAFAQAASEAPGAARPALWLGAVAMARGDRAVALAWFNEALRRHPSLAEQSCAITWLRQLGVEVARPRWHLRSPAEYAVFVHAVNPSLSAAQSQWLGSTLLSAATRYGIDPRIVASVVFIESRFNHQSVSSAGAEGLGQLMPETAAGLGVDPRDPLQNLMGTAWLLRLDVDEFHSLPLALAAYNAGGGAVRRWGGIPPYAETQWYVWAVLWVYDGLRA; encoded by the coding sequence GTGGGGAGAGGGCGCGGCATTGCCGCCGCCGTTGTGCTCGCCGCGCTTCTCGTGGCGGGCGCCGCTGCGCGGAGCGACGCGGCCGACATGTGGGCGCTGCTGGCCCGCGGGCAATCGCTCTACCAGAGCGGGCGCCTCGAAGAGGCGTGGACCGCGTTCGCCCAGGCGGCAAGCGAAGCGCCCGGGGCGGCGCGCCCGGCGCTCTGGCTCGGGGCGGTCGCGATGGCGCGCGGGGATCGTGCGGTCGCCCTGGCGTGGTTCAACGAGGCGCTCCGCCGACATCCGTCGTTGGCCGAGCAGAGTTGCGCGATCACCTGGCTCCGGCAGCTCGGCGTCGAAGTGGCGCGCCCGCGTTGGCACCTGCGCTCACCCGCAGAGTATGCCGTGTTCGTGCACGCCGTGAACCCGTCGCTGTCCGCGGCACAGTCGCAGTGGCTCGGCTCCACGCTGCTCAGCGCGGCGACGCGCTACGGCATCGATCCGCGCATCGTAGCCTCCGTCGTCTTCATCGAGAGTCGGTTCAACCACCAGTCCGTCTCGTCCGCCGGCGCTGAAGGCCTGGGCCAGCTCATGCCCGAGACCGCGGCCGGGTTGGGCGTCGACCCCCGCGACCCGCTGCAGAACCTGATGGGGACAGCGTGGCTGCTGCGGCTGGATGTCGACGAGTTCCACAGTCTTCCGCTTGCGCTGGCCGCGTACAACGCCGGCGGAGGGGCCGTGCGGCGTTGGGGCGGGATCCCTCCGTACGCAGAGACGCAGTGGTATGTGTGGGCGGTGCTGTGGGTGTACGACGGACTACGGGCGTAG
- the pilM gene encoding type IV pilus assembly protein PilM has protein sequence MGLHRHRTSVGLDLGSHALKAVEVVPADGKLKISRVALAPTPAGAVTEGVATDPAVLAPAIRALLEEGGIRTKRVVTAVGGEAVIIRELKLPEMPQIELERAVAFEAERYLPAGVQDVSRDFQVLGKSLEEKQLDILLVAARKELVDRQLAPLRAVGLSSSVMEVTSFSMVRAFETNGSNGSHDSAEPHGDATVYVDLGAESSDIIVMEGDRLRLARNIPIGGNAVTKAVAEAMSIEFDAAQTLKERQAQILVEGQRAEDMVVQHVHEAMLPVITSIFTEVRRSMDFYTARSRGQAIAKVVLTGGTAKLTNLARYLGDELGVPVEVGNPFETHQVDAALPPDRLAEVGPMMAVAVGLALRGARER, from the coding sequence ATGGGTCTACACAGGCACCGGACATCGGTAGGGCTGGACCTCGGCAGTCATGCGCTGAAGGCCGTGGAGGTCGTGCCCGCCGACGGTAAGTTGAAGATCTCTCGCGTCGCGCTCGCGCCCACCCCGGCCGGGGCGGTGACGGAAGGGGTGGCGACCGATCCCGCGGTGCTGGCGCCCGCGATTCGCGCGCTGCTCGAGGAAGGCGGGATCCGCACGAAGCGGGTGGTCACGGCCGTCGGCGGCGAGGCGGTCATCATCCGAGAGCTCAAGCTCCCGGAGATGCCGCAGATCGAGCTGGAGCGCGCGGTCGCGTTCGAGGCCGAGCGGTACCTGCCGGCCGGCGTCCAGGACGTGAGCCGGGACTTCCAGGTGCTCGGTAAGAGCTTGGAGGAGAAACAGCTCGACATTCTCCTCGTCGCTGCGCGCAAGGAACTGGTCGATCGCCAGCTCGCGCCGCTGCGGGCAGTGGGCCTGTCGTCGTCGGTCATGGAGGTGACATCGTTCTCCATGGTGCGGGCGTTCGAGACAAACGGCTCGAACGGCTCCCACGACTCGGCCGAGCCGCACGGCGATGCGACGGTCTACGTTGATCTCGGCGCCGAGAGCTCGGACATCATCGTGATGGAGGGCGATCGTCTCCGTCTGGCCCGTAACATCCCGATCGGCGGGAACGCGGTCACCAAGGCGGTCGCGGAGGCGATGAGCATCGAGTTCGACGCCGCCCAGACGCTCAAGGAGCGGCAGGCGCAGATCTTGGTGGAGGGCCAGCGGGCGGAGGATATGGTGGTACAGCACGTGCACGAGGCCATGCTCCCGGTGATCACCAGCATCTTCACTGAGGTGCGCCGCTCCATGGACTTCTACACCGCCCGGTCGCGCGGACAGGCGATCGCCAAGGTCGTGCTGACCGGTGGGACGGCGAAGCTCACGAACCTCGCCCGGTACCTCGGCGACGAACTCGGCGTCCCCGTCGAAGTGGGCAACCCGTTTGAGACGCACCAGGTGGATGCGGCGCTCCCGCCGGACCGCCTGGCGGAGGTCGGGCCGATGATGGCGGTCGCCGTGGGGCTGGCCCTGAGAGGAGCGCGCGAACGATGA
- a CDS encoding type II secretion system protein: protein MRRWIPRSTVARQDVSLAAEAAGRPHRAAGVEGGFTLIEVMVSLAILAVVLIPLMSGFDWSMGQTSVTNQQTAAANLARQALEQARAQAAATGGYPVTAQARAAVAGTPYQLQTAVTTNATMNYQTVTASVYLGANATPLATLTTVVGQ from the coding sequence GTGAGGCGCTGGATTCCAAGATCGACAGTTGCTCGACAAGACGTCTCGCTGGCCGCGGAGGCGGCGGGCCGACCGCATCGTGCGGCCGGCGTCGAGGGCGGGTTCACCCTCATCGAGGTGATGGTGTCGCTCGCCATTCTCGCCGTGGTCCTCATCCCGCTGATGTCCGGGTTCGACTGGAGCATGGGGCAGACCTCCGTGACCAACCAACAGACCGCGGCGGCGAACCTCGCGCGGCAGGCCCTGGAGCAGGCGCGGGCGCAGGCGGCCGCCACCGGCGGGTATCCGGTCACCGCACAGGCCCGCGCCGCCGTGGCCGGCACCCCGTACCAGCTTCAGACGGCGGTGACGACGAACGCCACGATGAACTATCAGACGGTCACGGCGAGCGTGTATCTTGGCGCCAACGCGACGCCGCTGGCGACGTTGACGACGGTGGTCGGACAATGA
- a CDS encoding tetratricopeptide repeat protein: MRSPVGQVVGLCVAAVVAFVTTAGAAVPPYADTVIHPTEAEFQQSIAVYQQAVAASDQDADAYYWLGVAYWQASSLNRNGTISYGADYLQRAIAALERAVSLNPKNIGAWLLLEEAYYTAGDVDKSFDAGDRLNALSVDLSQYTGAMPPAAPRGGPTVVIPPAPSTLAPANPAFRASDFVYAGDTDTKQLYPLSCHLPPMRHLVIFLDKWDAVSRGYTLVQQCP; the protein is encoded by the coding sequence ATGAGGTCACCTGTCGGACAGGTTGTGGGGCTGTGCGTCGCCGCCGTGGTCGCGTTTGTGACCACGGCCGGCGCCGCCGTGCCTCCGTACGCGGACACTGTCATCCATCCGACGGAGGCCGAGTTCCAGCAGTCGATCGCCGTGTACCAGCAGGCCGTCGCCGCGTCCGATCAGGACGCGGACGCGTACTATTGGCTCGGGGTGGCGTACTGGCAGGCGTCCAGTCTCAACCGAAACGGGACGATCTCGTACGGCGCGGACTACCTGCAGCGCGCGATCGCCGCCCTGGAGCGCGCCGTGTCCTTGAACCCGAAGAACATCGGCGCCTGGCTGCTGCTGGAGGAGGCGTACTATACGGCCGGGGACGTGGACAAGTCGTTTGACGCCGGGGATCGGCTGAATGCGTTGAGCGTGGATCTTTCGCAATACACGGGCGCGATGCCGCCGGCGGCACCGCGGGGCGGACCGACCGTGGTGATCCCGCCCGCGCCGAGCACGCTGGCGCCGGCCAACCCGGCGTTCCGGGCGTCGGATTTCGTCTACGCCGGGGATACCGACACGAAGCAGCTGTACCCGCTGTCGTGCCACCTCCCGCCGATGCGGCATCTTGTCATCTTTCTCGACAAGTGGGATGCTGTCTCCCGAGGGTACACCCTGGTGCAACAGTGCCCGTGA
- a CDS encoding prepilin peptidase has protein sequence MISFGLWIYAFCLGAIVGSFASVCISRMPRHESIVWPGSHCPGCGAPVRWYDNIPILSFLLLRGRCRHCRGAIGRRYLLLEVLMGVVFAQTALLFGPGFEALRAMVLETLLVIVFFIDLDHRIIPNAITYPGIALGILGAVPAGWGAVAGSVLTAGALGGGLFLVTVLGSMIAGAEAMGLGDVKLAAMIGAFLGWPIGALAILLGIFVGGVVGVVLLASRTKGRRDYVPFGPMLAGGALLALWWGPSLLRWYVSRVAG, from the coding sequence ATGATATCGTTCGGTCTCTGGATCTACGCCTTCTGCCTCGGGGCGATCGTCGGCAGCTTCGCGAGCGTGTGCATCAGCCGGATGCCCCGGCATGAGTCGATCGTGTGGCCCGGATCTCACTGTCCCGGGTGCGGCGCGCCCGTCCGCTGGTACGACAACATCCCGATCCTGAGCTTCCTCTTGTTGCGCGGCCGCTGCCGCCACTGCCGCGGCGCGATCGGGCGGCGATACCTGCTGCTCGAGGTGCTCATGGGCGTGGTGTTCGCGCAGACGGCGCTCCTGTTCGGCCCGGGGTTCGAGGCGCTCCGAGCGATGGTGCTGGAAACGCTCCTCGTCATCGTGTTCTTCATCGATCTCGATCACCGGATCATCCCGAACGCGATCACGTATCCCGGTATCGCCCTGGGGATCCTCGGCGCCGTTCCGGCGGGGTGGGGCGCCGTCGCCGGTTCGGTGCTTACGGCGGGCGCGCTCGGCGGGGGCCTCTTCCTGGTCACCGTGCTGGGCTCCATGATCGCCGGGGCGGAAGCGATGGGGCTCGGCGACGTCAAGCTGGCGGCGATGATCGGTGCCTTTCTCGGGTGGCCGATCGGGGCGCTCGCGATCCTGCTCGGCATCTTTGTGGGGGGCGTCGTCGGGGTCGTCCTGCTCGCCAGCCGAACAAAGGGGCGCCGCGACTACGTGCCGTTCGGGCCGATGCTCGCCGGCGGGGCGCTGCTCGCGTTGTGGTGGGGGCCCAGCCTCCTGCGCTGGTACGTGAGCCGTGTCGCCGGATAA
- a CDS encoding prepilin-type N-terminal cleavage/methylation domain-containing protein produces MSRGAAWTPRTPGSAPADAGLSLIELTVALAIMALLIIIAIPLLSGYQASRNLDLGGQQLVSDLRAAEDRARTQHYLSLVSFTAASGAYAVEALSPTGGAITNRCALPVSGTWSTAENDLLPSGVTVNSTSLTSNQLLFSCLGMPFNNTGATAYTTDQTVVISNSAGSRTITVRASGEVTCLVTAGGQPCAY; encoded by the coding sequence ATGAGTCGTGGCGCGGCGTGGACGCCGCGCACGCCCGGGAGCGCCCCTGCGGACGCCGGGCTCAGCCTGATCGAGCTCACGGTGGCGCTCGCCATCATGGCGCTTCTCATTATTATCGCGATCCCGTTGCTGTCGGGGTACCAGGCGTCCAGGAACCTCGATCTCGGGGGCCAGCAACTCGTGAGTGACCTCCGCGCCGCGGAGGATCGCGCGCGTACGCAACATTACCTGAGCCTGGTCTCGTTTACGGCGGCGAGCGGGGCGTACGCCGTTGAAGCGCTGTCGCCGACCGGGGGCGCCATCACGAACCGGTGCGCGCTCCCGGTCTCCGGCACGTGGTCGACGGCCGAGAACGACCTGCTGCCGTCCGGGGTGACGGTGAACAGCACGTCGCTCACGTCGAATCAGCTGTTGTTCTCGTGTCTCGGAATGCCCTTCAATAACACCGGTGCCACGGCGTACACGACGGACCAGACGGTCGTGATCAGCAACAGCGCCGGGTCGAGGACGATCACGGTGCGCGCCAGCGGTGAGGTGACGTGCCTCGTCACCGCCGGCGGGCAACCCTGCGCCTACTGA